From one Schistosoma mansoni, WGS project CABG00000000 data, supercontig 0446, strain Puerto Rico, whole genome shotgun sequence genomic stretch:
- a CDS encoding XP_018644746.1 produces MVIRMHVHFQSSNYKTLVEVCLSYESYLFPFYFKILQSHNLFQVMNKCRL; encoded by the coding sequence ATGGTCATTAGAATGCATGTTCATTTTCAAAGTAGTAATTATAAAACGTTAGTTGAAGTCTGCCTATCGTATGAAAGTTACCTCTTCCCattctattttaaaattttGCAGAGCCATAACTTATTTCAGGTTATGAATAAATGCAGACTTTAA